The following DNA comes from Centroberyx gerrardi isolate f3 chromosome 4, fCenGer3.hap1.cur.20231027, whole genome shotgun sequence.
TACACTAGCCAGTGCTTTTTTCTTCACTTGAATGCTAATTGTGCACAAAACTAGGTTAACTCCATAAAAATCAACTAGGACAAAACAACTACCTGTCTGTATCTTGTTGGTCATTCAATAAATATTTCTGGGACACTCTCTAAATAGCTCCCATCCATCACTCCGATGCCGGATGCACTAGGCTTTGCATCTTTTACATGTGTCAGCTCCCTATGAGGCAACTCATATCTGACCCACAGGCATCACATTATCAAGCCACCTCAGGATCAACAACAACCGGCACGTGCAGTTAAGCAGATAGGTGTGTCAGACCCTTTGATCACCCGTGTCTCCAGCTACGCTGCCCTCACACTAGGATGTGGGATTCCTGCCCTGGCCTCAGCCGGTCCTATCCCACAAGGGCAGGAGTTCCCATTCAGAGCTCTGTGTGGCCCGTTCTCAGCCATATCCCTCCAACCCAGGAGCCCAGCAGCCAGCCAGTTGGCCAGGTGGCATGGTGGCAGGAGACCTCCAGAAACTGCCTGAGGGCCGGAGCCAACAGCGTCGGCTCTCCAAGACCCCTCGTCCGGACCGGCGGCCCCCACAGGACGGGCCTCGGAAGTCCCGCAAGAAACTCCAAGTCATCATCTGCGTCCTCCTCGTGGAGCTGTGTGAGAGGTTCACTTTCTTTGGGATCGTGTGTAACATGATCCTGTTCTGCACTGTGAAGTTGGGCTACGACAACTACCTGGCTGCTACCGTCAACCTGTGCTTCATAGGAGCCAGCACCCTCACTCCTGTTCTGGTTGGGTGGTTTGCAGAAACCTGCTTAGGAAGGACCAAGGTGCTCTACCTGTGTGCTTTCCTTCACTTCTTTGGTAAGACACAATGGGCTCAAATCTCATACATGTTTCCTGTGTAATATAGCAGTTTCtatctaatgtgaaaatgttggaaCAATATTGCTAGACCGAAAAACAATTTCATACCAGAAATAGTATTTCTCGTTCTTCTTTTCTGTTTACAAATACTGTTACAGTAAggattaacactagaaaggccaagctgtGGTCAACTGAcatctgttttgaatttttgaagttttcaaaatgtccctccatcaCTTTCCCTAGACCCAATTTCTGTACAATCCAGTGttgatatattttcaaaatcacacaaggaaatagtAGTTCTTATTATATTTACCCCCTTTGCTTAAATACTTGTTGGCCGTCTCTAAGACCCCCAAAAATCCACTGGTCTTTCTAGTGTTAACGTGAAAGAACTGTTCATTGGTGTTTATTTTAGTACTTTGGAGTGGGTCAAATCTGCCACTTAAAGAAAAGATAGCTATCTGAAGATGAGAGATGAGCAAGAGAGATGTAAAATCATCTGTTGGGTTATTCACTCTGAATCATGGGGTGTTGGCATCACAGCTTCACGTTTCACCACTTTCACCACTAGTGTGAGCTCAGTCCAAGAAAGCGTAAACCGTTAGTAATCCTGTTTCAGTGCTCAGTCATGACTCACTGAGCAGTCCGAGTCACACCAGTGTTTGAAATCAGCTGCAGGCAGACGCCACGACCCTCACCTGTCACTTTGCTTTCCAGGAACAGCCATGCTGCCTGTGGTGGCGTTCCCGTTCGAGGATTTCTACATCGACACTCATCACATGACCCACCAGCTGGAGCCTCGGGAGCAGCAGATCCTCTTCTACACGGGTCTCCTGGCTGCTGCGCTGGGCATTGGCGGGATCCGGGCCATCCTGTGTCCCATGGGTGCCTACAGCCTGCAGGGCTACAACCAGCACCAGCTCCTGTCCTTCTTCAACTGGTGGGTGGTGTTGGCGTCCGCACGCAGGTCAATTAGGTCTGTCAGCCTCTTCATCATAATGAAAGAGTCTTTCTAGCAACTGTGCTTTGCAGTTCAATCATTCTGCCTGGTGGTGTGTTTCCAGAAAAAATATGACTGTACAATTTCCCATTTATATGTAATCATTTTCCAACATCTGCAATCATGCTATCAGTCAGAcataaaattatatatattaaaaaaaacaattccattGGGTCCTAAATTTTtgcagaagaggattagggccacatgaaaTTCTGAGATTAACCTCAGAAATCAAATTTTttatgtggccctaatcctcttccataaaTTTTAAACtttgtgtattttacatttttaaaaatcaacacaaaattaGGGGTAAATGGAAACTGGAGGAACAAAGGGTCCTTGCACTCTGGTCTGAATTCCAATTGTGAAAAAACGAGGACAGTTAGTTTAGCTGGTTACTGTGCCAAAATGTGCTGCCCAGACTTGTCTGGGTTGTTGTGGTCAAAACAACATTCCTGATTCAACACTTTCCTTCAAATTCCCCTGTATGAGAGTGCCACGTCTGTGCACAATACAGTACCTGGATATAGTACTTCATTATATCTCCCTCATCTCTTGATTTCTGACACGTCCAGGTCCGTCCAACTAGATTTACTATGAAATATTTCGCAACACAGGTTTTAGAGTATTCCCCTATATCCCAAACAAACCCCGGGACTCTGTCACTTTATTCTAAAAAGCCCTAAAATACCTTTCATGTCAATCAAGTTAAGAAATACTGTAATCATTTTTCCATTCCCCTCAGGTTCTACTGGTTGGTCAACCTGAACTCCACCATTGTGTTTCTGGGCATTGCTTACATCCAGCAGTCTGTGGCTAAGAACCTGGGCTTCCTCATCCCCTTCACCTCTGTGCTGCTGGCTCTCCTCGCCATACACATGGTGCGCAACAAACTCACCTTCAAACCCAAGAAAGGTAACATACACAGAACAAGAAAGAACAAACGTTCAACTCCAAATTCTGCAGGCTCACaccattccttccttcttccttctgtcACAGCTGGTTCCTTACTGACCACGCTGGGAGTTTTCCTGAACTCCCTCAAAATGTGCTGCCTCCACTATCGCCACTTGAGCGGGGACGTGACGTCTTGGCTGGACCGGGCCAAGGAGAACAACGGCGGGCGTTACAGCGAGACGCACGTGGAGAACGTCAAGGTCCTGGCCAGGCTCTTCCCTCTGTACGGGCTGCAGCTGCTGTACAGAGCCTGCATCACACAGGTGGGTCCATGGGGAAACAACAGGGTTatacataagaaataaaaagaacCACTTTCACTATTCAAACTTCCAGATTCCGCCGCTTATCCTCAAATCCGTACCTCGTGACGTTTCCCACAGATTCCCTCAGGTTACTACATTCAGACGATGAACTCTAACCTTCACCTGACCGACTTCCTCCTGCCCATCGGTGCCATGAATGTGATCAGCATcctgcctctgctgctcctgGCCCCGCTGATAGAGTGCGTGACCACCTGCTGCCTCTCCATGGACAAAACCCCTCCGGCACCCGCCAAAGTCATCGGTGAGTACTTCCGTACGCACTCATGGCGCACTCTCGCTCGCAGCTTTTTTTTACATCTTCACCTAAACCTCCACGtgtctctctcgtctcctctacCTTTCTCATCCTCCCCCGTTCCCTTCTGTTAACTATACTTCctcacacccccaccccctccccctcctgcagccctctctctcatcacccCTCCTTGTCCGTCCTCCCCCTTCCAGCCCTGGGACACGCGTGCGCGGCCCTGTCGGTGCTGGCGGCGGGCCTGTCGGAGCTGTGGAGGAAGGCCCACCCCCTGGTGGAGCAGACGCTGTCCGGGAAGGTCCTGCAGGTGTCGTCCATGCCGTGCTTCCAGCTGGCGCCTCAGTACATCCTGCTGGGTCTCGCCGAGGCCCTCGTCACCCCGgcgtgtgagtgagagagagggcgaaCTCTAAGCTCGGTTTTGCTCGACATGCCTCAGAAATGCATCAGGAAAGAGATTATGAAACAGAGATATTTACTTTGCACCGCTCTCTTCTGTCCTTATCACCCCCTCACTGGCAGgttctctcatttctttccaaCTGACCCCCAGCCACATCAGAGGGATCTCCCTGCACTTCCTCACTCTGTCCTACGGAGGGGGCTGCTTCCTTGGGGCCTTCGTCACTCAGCTGGTG
Coding sequences within:
- the slc15a5 gene encoding solute carrier family 15 member 5, with product MVAGDLQKLPEGRSQQRRLSKTPRPDRRPPQDGPRKSRKKLQVIICVLLVELCERFTFFGIVCNMILFCTVKLGYDNYLAATVNLCFIGASTLTPVLVGWFAETCLGRTKVLYLCAFLHFFGTAMLPVVAFPFEDFYIDTHHMTHQLEPREQQILFYTGLLAAALGIGGIRAILCPMGAYSLQGYNQHQLLSFFNWFYWLVNLNSTIVFLGIAYIQQSVAKNLGFLIPFTSVLLALLAIHMVRNKLTFKPKKAGSLLTTLGVFLNSLKMCCLHYRHLSGDVTSWLDRAKENNGGRYSETHVENVKVLARLFPLYGLQLLYRACITQIPSGYYIQTMNSNLHLTDFLLPIGAMNVISILPLLLLAPLIECVTTCCLSMDKTPPAPAKVIALGHACAALSVLAAGLSELWRKAHPLVEQTLSGKVLQVSSMPCFQLAPQYILLGLAEALVTPACSLISFQLTPSHIRGISLHFLTLSYGGGCFLGAFVTQLVYLLSGGNFYPNVLHDGNLERFFFFLASLMAINTLVCWRISYRYTDLSVQGRGLSSSPLAEKLLRYKACLRFYDTVDRSYTHASIESIL